GAGAAAGTATCCAaccagttacaaaaaaaaaacgaaatcatTTTTCTTCATTCGTAAAAGacaaagtaaattttaagaTGTTGATTGCAATCTATAGAACCAACTGCAGAGTATATTTAGTTCAACAATAATTTGAAACTTATACAAACTTTACAAAGGAACTGGTTATTCTTGGAATAAACTTGCGTTATCCCAAGTACGGAAAAACTTTGGAAGTATACATTGAATCAAAAACTGGAAATGAAAACATTTCTACAGTTTATTCCACAGTTCAGTGTTACGTGATGCGACAATtccttgattttaaatatttaatacaagaatataaatCACACTCGTCACGGTACGTCAATAAATTGAAAGTGGGTGGAGCTGCAACAAACGAACATGTCttcctatataataatattatacgctAAAGCCTTCTCCGGAGCCCACTGTATCTAATATAACTTGTATAATTTTACGAATGTTTAGTACGAGtagtattttcaatttaaatttcgaaaaactTCTACACATTTAatagtatgtacatatttaatattaaaaaaatttatatgtatatatatgtacagaATAAATAGGTCATAATGTCGTCCATAGACATTTgagctgtaagaaacattaaccattccttacatcgccaatgcgctactaaccttgggagccaagatgtcatgtcctttgtgcctgtagttacactggctaaccaTACAAACCAGTCAGGAGTGATACTAATATAacacacattatttttttttaattataagcctaaataaaataaattatgtttatttccataagaattattaaaaataagaccACATTAtagacgaataaaaataaaaaatagttactgtacaaatcacgaatgtgtggcaagaatgctagcaacatttccccgttgaatcgcaattccgatcctctgggcagaAAAAATGAATCAGCcctattatatatgttataaatgttcAACGGAATCTCCTTTTTCCattactgaactgttttgtcgtgctgataaaaaattgaaagtagagtgctatttttattttctggcGATAAAAGGGACTTCAATACCGCTTCGCGTTCGAAGCGTGCAATGCTATAAAGCCTGTCACACAGAGACAACTGCCTGGATGGTCTAGTTTAAAAGGCTGCTGTTTCGCAGTCAGGGTTTCATTCCAAAACAACCCAACAAGTTGGATTTCCTATCTCATcggtatttcaataaaaataatatatgtgtaattaatttttttttttctataagatTTTGAAAGTGGAAGAATAGGAAGTTCGCTTGTGTTTGCTTACACACTCGTACACAACAATAGTCCCGCACAGATTGCTAAGCCTCTCTTAAGTCGGTCCTCTCTAAAGTAATAAATCAACACAATCACCATAATTGCCGAGCATAAGagaataagagccgagatggcccagtagttagaacgcgtgcatcttaagcgatgattgcgggttcaaacccaggcaagcaccactgaattttcatgtgcttaatttgtgtttataatttttctcgtactcggcggtgaaggaaaacatcatgaggaaacctgcatgtgtctaatattcaacgaaattctgccatatgtgtatccaccaacccgcattggagcagcgtggtggaatatgctccaaactttctcctcaaaaaggactGGAGACCTGAgtctagcagtgggaaatttacaggcggtTAATGTTGATGTTATGTTGATCAccataatttaaatcataacaaaaacGCTAGTGATAAAAATTCACTATGAACATGGCCTTATGAAAAGTAATTACATATTGTAACGGTTCCAGATTTCATTTTTCTTTCCCTCGCTTCGATAAATGGGGATTAAATTTATCGTTTTCTCAATAacaaaaggtaaaaaatataacgtgAATTTGTGACTGTTATAAATCCTTATAAATATTGTGTCTAATAAAACGCTACGGGATGGCGAAAGATACGAAACTTCGTAATAgttctttattgaaataatttataattaaagaaaatcaaaaaataaatatttattacaattaatgaaACTAATCCTAAGAATTTTATCTCCTTCTTGATCGCACATACACACACTCGCACacaaacaatttattcaaaatcggTTCAACCGTTTAGGAGTTACataacgttttatatataaagttacgcTTTACGCACACATAAAGGGATGAAGAAGGGCGGTGGAGACGCGTCATGACTatcatgccgtttgccgtcacggcatacgagtcggtTTTACCTCAAGGTGTGCCAATAAATGTTTTACACCAAAACCTAGACAAAgtccaaataaaatttatactatttactttGATGTTAAACGATGGAGTATATATGtgattatctatttaaataaaacactactGGCTCCTAAGAGAGAATACTCTACTAATGTATTACTAATCTAATATGATTTACTTTGACAAAGaatagcgtgattcagaaaaacGAATAAAGTGAACCACGACATCTATTGATTTgtattaaaacgaaatacatgtttaaaaattatatactatttaaaaaaagtatgttgCTATACATTTCGTTTTATGATTCAATATTGGTGATAGAGCgttttgcttttaaattgtACGATTGATTAAACAGGggcaagggacgtaacatcttagacATCCTAAGACAATACaacagttaatatttcatactacTGTGCTTAAAGGCTGCCATCTACCATCAGATAGGTTCCTTGCTCCTTTTGttgcttataattttactaaagttGAAGACGTGTGACGTCATATAAtaatcatcctcctgcccttatcgcaattttacttggggtcggcgcagcatgtcttcttcttccatacttctctgtcggacgtcatctcacaagtaacattctttctaaccatatcgtctttcacacaatccatccatcgtttctttggtcgtcccctacctctatatccatccacatcaaTTCTCAAAACTTTTGTGTGACgtcatataatacaatacaaatatacttaattccatacaaaataaaaaaggaaaaacaaGAATACAGAAACATTCTGATAAAAATGAGGTCTTATTGCTTTTTCATATATCTTGGTTAGATGTCATCATACAATCAAAAGCGGCTAAGctaagatttataaaaagaaaaagatatcCTTCAACGCcaagcactagatgaattataaacacataataaGCACAGGAAAGTTCAGTGTTGGTCTACTCGGGTCGGCCACAGAGCCAATTAATACAGTAAACATAAAATACGTGTGAGTCTCGGTACGCCTGACGGAAGTGATAACTTgaaactaatctaagttgaagTTATACCAAGCgtcatagataataatgaaacagAGTGCTAGTCGTCCGTTAATATCGCTGACTTAACAGATAATTCATCTTAGCCGCGCTGTCTCAATTCATCTTAAGATTATTTGAGGATAAGCCATTAAATAACGAAAAAGGTCAAGGTCACAACTCTTCATTGAAACGACGTTTTATTCACATTAAGAAACGTCTGCATGGACACACAACTAACATGTAAGCATTTACATGTTTATTGTGTTATCCAATCGAATCGTTTTATTACGACTTTGTTTTTTGTCGTAGAacaagtatgtatatttttaaactcggTTATGTAACGAATCCTCTTCATTTACCTTACGAAACTTACGATGAGTgtattttttaaggaaaaaaattTTAGGAGAGCTATTGTCAATTTTACGCTTGGCTGAAATTTACGATCTGTTCTTTTCGGTACGATTCATAAAAAAGTTCGTTCAAATTTGgaatttcaaagtttttttttaattaacgaacTACGTAAACCTGCGTCAACGTTTACTAATTACTGAtactgtacaaaataataagacTATAAATTAACAAGTTAAGTTAGTATGAGCAACGCCATGACGTATTCGGCctaagtaaatactttttaataaaaatgacgtcatatattttataaaataattaactgcCATTAATAAAGGAagtaacgatttatttaaatcagcTCATATTACGGacaataaattgcaataaaataacaatggaacagatttaaataattgacataAGCAATAGTTACTCTTCTTAAAGCAAAGAAAGAAAAATCAAGTTacctaaaacaatttttttttatgaaatattggtGTGTTCTAAATAGGTAAACTActcagtattttaataaatactagaaTTAGAGAAAACGTAAAGATGTATAAACTTCTAGAATAAAGtactttgttaaattaaaatcatctaTTACAAATTTACATGCAAGTATATTTACTACAATTTTATGGAACTAATATTAGTTTCATATATTCTGGCATCTAGCCAAAATGCACCGATAGATGCTATACTACGATATAAAGCTTACAATTCTAGAGCTCGCCTACGCGATTATATCCGAGCTACGAACTCGGAATCGTAGTCGCGTAGGCGAATCATTTCGCTTTACTGTAACGACGTGGGCGTCGTATTATATAGCAGAAATCTTgtgatgaattatttatacaatgttaaaaatatgacttttattaataaaaggaaaTACCATGGcggtttatttatttcgtataggTGGACTGGCAGAttgcccacctgatggtaagtggtcatacATATTGGCCAGACaaattggtactgtaagaaatattaatgatttcttGTATAAAGATCTCGGTTGCAGCTAGACTGTTAGCTAATCatttcgatagaatctacatttccaacttaattaatttaattttttaaaacgactatatttattattcgttaactttaacttacttaattaaataacaaaataaagtgTTGACCTGATTTTGGatatgctttttttaataagggtatatttaatttagcctGTTAATACGTGGGTGGTACGTGTAgatcttttgaaataaattttaaatcactcTCGCCCATGATATGATCAGTTGAGCTGAAATGTTGCCCAACTGtgtactatttttatatgttgtacATATTATAAGACGTTCATATACGTTCTATTGCATATTCAGTTAATTActcatatatatcaaattaatataaatcaaacaagGCAAGTGTGCCAACATCTGTCACGCTGACCCTTCCCGTCGCGCATATTGATTGCGCCTCTCAAAAGcgccataattttttttttatcgctggAAATTGTTTTTTACCTAACGCTTACAGCTCTACCCCAGTGCCATAAACAATGTCcgagatttattttaatcccCATATCATTAAATAGTAGTTACGTGTGTTTCTGGTCACTGGTCGTTCGAAGATCTAGTACCTTTATGTATAGTATGCTTTCGACGATAATTTAAAAGCGTGGCATCAACATAATTTCAAgatcaaaaatgaaataaaaaaagatgatATGTTGGGGCTCTaccatataattttaagaattttgtgTTATCAaacgttcatttattttatgcgGTAAAACTATTTAACGAGTACGATGATCACACTACATAGATTTTCATcgtatcattacatagtataaaactaagtcgcttaccgctgtctgtccctatgtatgattagatctttaaaattacacaacggattttgatgcggtttttataaatagatagattgattcaagaggaaggtttatatgtataatacatgcacaatatagtagacaaacactgatcattttagaggtttctgaagtgatgtcgtaaataaacacattttttacgcttacattgcaaacgctggctgaaccctacgagatagatccaAATAACGaagtacagtattgtacatcttaaaatggtcttcaaaaaattccgctgtggtatatgtctatcttttagggataaccaacaataacaattttttaccctttactttttacgagaaataatggcttattttcgaatcaattttaagcaatacagcattaatccttattgaataaaataccttaaatatacTGTAAATTGAATATAGGTCAATATGGccattacagcatgtaattcaaatgaatattttcgaagatattacagatttaaaacgcagggacatagcggtttttattgtataatgacTGAacaactgtgaacgttgtaagtcattctgtagtatataagattttaaaataacatggttatttttattactatcagtatttaaaacgggatatttaccatgttttttatttttatttggaggagctcgatatttcgacattatctacgaatgtcttgatAATGTCCGTTTGAAATACtgattctgtagtatatttagtatcagtattgcacccatgcgaagccggagcgggtcgctagtgaTAAATAAACCCCGTTGACatgaaagtattataaatatttagtattagaaaAGAGTAGAAGAGGCAAGTTGTTTccacttatatatttatgtgacggttgactttttatattaaatataattttatatatttttatattatacattttataatataaataaaaaaacaggtGTCGCAATGTGCATATAAAAAGTCAGaggcaatataaaaatatgtaacaaattgCTTTGCTTTGAATatctaacaaaatatatctCGAAGCGTAGCAACGTTTAGATTGCTacgatatttcataataaacgtTCTACGTACGGTCGCagtatgtctttatatacaacgttcacagtctGTAATCtccgaaaatattcatttaaattacatgctgtaaagggccatattgatctatattaaatgtttaatgtatttaaggtacttgattgaattgcttaaaatcgcttcgaaaataagccattatttctcgtaaaaagtaaaggataaaaaatggttgtgggctatcccaaagagatagacatataacatcgtggacttttttgcaggcctttttaaggtgtacaatagtgtagtacattattttgatctatcttgtagggttcagACAGCGTTAGCAATgtaagatcaaaataatgtgtttatttacgacatatcATTCGAAAACTCTAAAAATATCattgtttctctactatattgtgtaaTTTGAAAGTTTAAGCATACGCAGGGACACACAGATGATAACGTAAAAATTTTATCtgttaacattaaaatcaacaacaatagcaaataatatagatataatagatCTAAGATCCAAGACAGAGTTAAGTTGAAGGAATAATTCTTCAATTCAGAATAACGTTTcccataatatataatgttggaTAACACAAAACCTAAAGTAACTATTACGTAATCCCTCGCTTTATTAATTAGATAGCAAAATTAGACTTGTaataaccaattaaaaatattaaatatgagttcAAGTGGTATTATCCAAagcataggtatatattttatgttgatcCGGAGATGAAAATAggtaaactttataataatctcACAATCGTTGGTCAAGTCTAGTTTAACTCTGTTGTaagtcatatataaataaagaaataaacaatagacctagttattattcaatttatgatAGAGATTAGTTCGATTTTCCTATTTAATAATTCGTAAAAGATATAAAGTAAAAGCGAAGAAATAAATGTCCTATTGCTTGCCAAAAATTTTTTCTATCGAGTTGTTCTAAAGTGAGGTATGTAATTATCTACAAGCAGTTTGTCTTCTCCGGTGAGAACGGGACTTAAATCTCGTAACTTCTGCATGCTAATGGCGGTTTATCGTTGTACAAATTCTCGTTCACTGATGCATTCATATTAACAGTTTGCAAAATAATAGCGTTGGACGGGTCTggaatataatctgtatttaagtattttttcgCAACAAAATGATACCGTATTAGTAATccaataagatataattttgtagtTTACTTTATAACCTAATTAACTCCTAAAGTTTTGGTAGTGATTAGTTGAACAATGTTGTGTCTTCTTTTGAATATCAAATGAATGATGGTGGCCATCTGTAACCGGAATTTTATCATTAGACATtgggcaatgcgccaccaactttaggaactaagatgttatgtcccttgtgtctgtagctACACTAACTcgctcaaccttcaaaccggaacacaaaaagaCAAGTATTTATGTGAAATTAAGAATTCATATATTCTCATgtgaaaatttacattatattggTATGCTTATGTGCTAATAGAGCTtgcatattttgtattataaacatgaaaatataatgtttcattttatgAACTGCTTTGTCCCTAAATCTGACGATTAGAAGTTAAATGTTCCTCGGTGACTTGTAAAATGGATTAtgggttttttaattaaagtttaaggtgatttttattttattgatgttaatATAAAACGACTATCTAGATCATTAAAGCAATATGAATCTATAAATATCTGTTATATAAACATCATgagtatatatattgttttaggaATTTAAGAACGGCGCAGCAGCAGACCGGATTAAAGTATTATTCTAAAAGATACgacataattatatcttttaaagcttaataattattataatatataaattcactGTCCGTGTGTATGCCACTGCACTTTTGTGCGTGATGAGTGATTCTTGGATGGTATCGATTGGATACGGTAGATGACAGTGCGGTCGGAATGCaggattttctaaaaaaatcttattttaaccGTACGAACTCGGTATGGGAGGCTAGTTTtttatcatcatcctcctgcccttatcccaactctacttggggtcggcgcagcatgtcttcttcttccatacttctctgtcggacgtcatctcactagtaacattctttctaaccatatcgtctttcacacaatccatccatcgtttcttgggtcttcccctacctctatatccatccacatccattttcaaaacctttctcacaacatggtcctcattcctccgcataacatgcccataccaagacagccggtttccagatagcttctcggttaccggtgccactttcaaacttcctcttatgtactcattccttactctatccattcgcgtaacaccacacattcctctcagcattctagTAGGAGGctagttttttatatagttgtttaacataaaaaaaactttttacttggtggttggtgGTGACagccaaacaggaatacttagtcaaagtcaaaatatactttattcatattggcttttacaagcacttttgaatcgtcatttaacaaactatattaagtgaagctaccaccgtattgtgttccggtttccaGCGTGAGTGAGttattgtaactacaggtacaatggacataatatcttagcacTCAAGGTTGGTGACATAATCGCTATATCAGGAAcggttattaattcttatagtGCCAATATCGGTGGTAGGTGGTGACTACTAACCATcgagtggcccatttgctcgacctacacaataaaaaaaatgaaattggaGGTAAATTATCGAATTATTGTTACAGGTTAGCAGTCCGACCCAGTACTTTTGGTATAGAACCACGCTTCAGATATCCGAAGACATCAACTACCCCGAGACCTTCAATTACAAAATCGCACTGGCACTGATCATCGCCTGGATATTGGTCTATATGTGCATGATCAAGGGCATAGCTTCTTCCGGAAAGGTGGTATACGTCACCGCTACATTCCCTTACATCGtgcttgtaatatttttcttcagaGGAATCACTTTAAAGGGTATGGGTGATGGACTAATTCATCTGTTCACACCGAAATGGCATAAGATATTGGATCCAGTAGTTTGGCTCGAGGCTGGTACACAAATCTTTTTTTCACTCGGCTTGGCATTCGGCGGACTCATTGCTTTCAGTTCTTATAATCCAGTCGACAATAATTGCTACAGAGATGCAATTATGGTATCCATGACGAACTGTCTAACGTCCATGTTCGCTGGGATTGTGGTATTTTCAATAATTGGATTTAAAGCCACAATGGTTTATGAGAATTGCTTGCGTTTAAGAAATGACACATTACTAGAGGTCTTCGGACCTGCTTACAAATCGATGATATTTCCTGAATCTGGTCAAAGTTTTTCTGTGGatttaaatggaaatttaacaaatttagtCATGCCAAATTTACCGGAATGTGATTTACAAAAGGAACTAGATAATGTaagtataacaaataaacataaacaacaatttacaaaataagaaaatataaaattgtgagTAATCGAATGCGTGGCAGAGTTAATATTACTAAATGTATCGTTAATTAATGAACCGCGAATGGTACTAGAAGTTTCACATCACTAGATTTAATTAACCCATTTTTAACCGCTACATCACAGAATATAAGGAATAAATAGAACCCTTAATCAAACGAAAACCTAATAATTAAActtgttattatgtattataataatatataaaggctGAAATACGACTAAgagcattttaaaattatggcaAGAACCAAATTAGCTTTCAAAAGACAACTGTGAAACTAGCAGGACATGAGACTGATTGACAAGGCTGAATTATGTTTCACCTCATAGTTTCTTAAGAACGGAAGATTCGAATTTctctgttataataaataatttcttgtttACAGACAGCTTCAGGTACGGGACTCGCATTCATCATATTCACCGAAGCAATAAATCAATTTCCAGGCGCTCAGTTTTGGTCTGTTCTTTTCTTCCTGATGCTCTTTACTCTCGGTATTGATTCACAATTCGGAACTTTGGAAGGCGTTGTCACTTCCATCGTAGACATGAAGCTATTCCCAAATCTTCGAAAGGAGTACCTCACAGGAGGAATATGTCTCGTCTGCTGTTTATTATCAATGGCATTTGCTCATGGCGCCGGAAGCTACATCTTCCTTCTTTTCGACATGTATAGTGGTAACATTCCACTGTTGATTATCGCTTTTTGCGAATGTGTGGGCATAGCGTATGTATATGGAGTTAAAAGGTGAGTTTATTGAATTACTgtacacttaaaaaaatattcataatcattaataaaaaatatagtccaCATCGAAACATAGTaatgaaacattaaatgtcTCCAAGTAAACTTAAGTAAAACAAGTAAACTCCAGagtaaactttttatttcacaacGGATTTAGTTTATATGACCTTTATGACTATTTAGGACTGGTTTTATATTCGGGCATTTATTAGATTTAAGGACATTTCAATAGGATATCGATAAGTATAAATTCTTTTAGAATTGGTTTTAATACAGACTAAATTGGGAAAAGAGACTTCTAAATAAGAtcgttaaaagttaatttttacttttatatatctattatatatcgTGATAGTAAATGAGCTGTAagttttcataatattgttgttagtatttgttgaagaatatttttcgtatttagTGACTTTGAAGCTACGTTTTACATCATAATGGAATCTTTTCCATTATGTTGTAAAACGGTCTTCCTTCCGGTCCAGAGGTCTTCCTGTGTATTTAATTCCTACTATTCATTACAGATTTGCTGATGATATCGAATTGATGACCGGCCAGCGTCCAGGGATATATTGGTTAATTTGCTGGAAGTATTTATCACCTTTGGCTATGCTCTCTATACTTATATCCTCATTCGTTGAGCTGGCTATGGAAGGCTCGGGGTATGATGCCTGGATAAGCTCTGAAGGAGACACAGTTCGAAAACCTTGGCCAATTTGGGCAATTCTGTTGGTGCTGGTCCTTATATTGGCTTCAGTGCTTTGGATTCCTGGATTGGCAATCTGCAGGTAAGTTTGTCCGTTTTCATATGAATAATgtgattttcgaaaaaaatttaAGCGGCTCgctattttttaagtatatctGTATATACGTCTTACTATAACTGTAATTGTCATGGATATCTGctgaataatatagaaataaatgtctTGCATCCACATTTAGTGCGAAttacaacaaaatttataaaaatcttctaaAAGAAAGCCGATATCAATTCACTGAaattccatgtgcttaatttgtgtttataatttttgctCAGCGATTAAGGTAAATATCGTGAGAAATTCTGCAAATGTGTATCTGTAATATAGATCCATCACCCCGGTTTGGATGAGTTTGACGGAGTAAGTTCTAAATCTTCTCCATTTTTatctataagaataaaattaaatactggCAAATATCCACTTacgaaaatttttatttattaaatttgtggtTAATAACTTAATCGAACAAAATGTAATAACGTATCATcaccattaaatataaaaatcctgtcattatatctatttaaacaaTTTCTCCTCATGTtgatcatataatttaataattatacaattccaGATATTTCGGTATACCAATAATAGATGATGAGGAACGTGCTTGGTTCCCGGCTGAAGATCTGCGTGATTTTCACGGGATAGAACCTAGACCAGTTTCCACCATCGAGACTTTGCTGTTTTGTACCAGAGCTGATGGTACCGAAGGTTGCTGCTGGCCAGGATGCTGTGAGACAGATGATGAAGAGTAAATCATAAAATGATCAGTTGAGTAGATCTGTTAATACCAACATATCGAAATGGAATATCATTTTTTCGACAGCTAGTATttctgattttatatttaagtaaaatatttataatataaacatcttaaatttgataaaaactaACGGCTAAACCAATCAATGTTGTTTGGGGgtaattagttaaacaatgtaCTTAACTTTTTCTATTAAATGTGGCTTTGTTTTGTGCCGTGAAGACACAGATTATtacgccaatgtcacgtgcggaCGAATGATTAAACAATGTTCTATcttcttatttcaaatgtaaaatcaCTGAcaataaaaagagaaaaataagtGTTAAAAGTACCcgctaaacaatatttataagtaaggcgttagtatttgtattgttgtattgtaaattttactgatttactaaaactttatttcgttaatatcatacaatatcacttatataaagcgtccatatcaaat
The DNA window shown above is from Vanessa tameamea isolate UH-Manoa-2023 chromosome 16, ilVanTame1 primary haplotype, whole genome shotgun sequence and carries:
- the LOC113394258 gene encoding sodium-dependent neutral amino acid transporter B(0)AT3, whose protein sequence is MANTAHLMRRQSSRDLYAQRSLDRMEMKELRGRLVTMENGHPIHRTHVMYGATNQAFEDTSPNRRSSETPTSKASSGDDRGGFKPEGVEIERESWDSKLTFLLATVGYAVGLGNVWRFPYLAQKNGGGAFLIPYFVMLAIEGIPIFYLELAIGQRLRKGAIGVWHQVSPYLGGIGISSAVVSFNVALYYNSIIAWCLFYFAQSFQAELPWSECPKKYFSNGSYTTEPECAVSSPTQYFWYRTTLQISEDINYPETFNYKIALALIIAWILVYMCMIKGIASSGKVVYVTATFPYIVLVIFFFRGITLKGMGDGLIHLFTPKWHKILDPVVWLEAGTQIFFSLGLAFGGLIAFSSYNPVDNNCYRDAIMVSMTNCLTSMFAGIVVFSIIGFKATMVYENCLRLRNDTLLEVFGPAYKSMIFPESGQSFSVDLNGNLTNLVMPNLPECDLQKELDNTASGTGLAFIIFTEAINQFPGAQFWSVLFFLMLFTLGIDSQFGTLEGVVTSIVDMKLFPNLRKEYLTGGICLVCCLLSMAFAHGAGSYIFLLFDMYSGNIPLLIIAFCECVGIAYVYGVKRFADDIELMTGQRPGIYWLICWKYLSPLAMLSILISSFVELAMEGSGYDAWISSEGDTVRKPWPIWAILLVLVLILASVLWIPGLAICRYFGIPIIDDEERAWFPAEDLRDFHGIEPRPVSTIETLLFCTRADGTEGCCWPGCCETDDEE